One Thermofilum pendens Hrk 5 DNA segment encodes these proteins:
- a CDS encoding thiolase domain-containing protein, giving the protein MTGVYLVGIGATKIDEHWERPLRDLMLEASLKALRDAGLSKRDVEAIFVGNMSSGYLQGQEHLGSLLATWLGVPGVAANKVEAACGSGGAAFHNAFLAVKSGLYDCVLAVGVEKLTDATTPDATSALIMAEDQEYVAFAGFSFVALNALVYKAYMKKYGAKQEDIALFAVHDHKYAVNNPLAQYPRAVTLEEVLSSPMVADPLRLLESAPLGDGAAAALLCSEKKLKEVEKDVVIEVVGSALATDVLSLHDRADLTTLSATVKASRKAYAMAGIEPKDVDVLEVHDAFTVLGVIHLEDLGFAEKGAGWKLLKEGQLEKDGDLPTNTMGGLKARGHPVGATGIYQIYDIAVQLRGEAGKNQVDGAEVGLAQNVGGVGGTVSVNILKRVR; this is encoded by the coding sequence TTGACGGGGGTCTACCTGGTAGGTATAGGGGCTACGAAGATAGACGAGCACTGGGAGAGGCCCCTCAGGGACCTCATGCTCGAAGCCTCCCTTAAGGCTCTGAGAGATGCCGGGCTCTCCAAGAGGGATGTCGAGGCTATATTCGTCGGGAACATGTCGTCGGGGTACCTCCAGGGGCAGGAGCACCTAGGCTCTCTTCTCGCGACGTGGCTCGGCGTACCCGGGGTTGCGGCAAACAAGGTGGAGGCGGCGTGCGGGAGCGGCGGGGCGGCTTTCCACAACGCTTTCCTGGCTGTGAAGTCGGGCCTCTACGACTGCGTCTTGGCGGTGGGCGTTGAGAAGCTTACAGACGCGACGACGCCAGATGCTACGAGCGCGCTCATAATGGCGGAGGACCAGGAGTACGTGGCTTTCGCCGGCTTCTCCTTCGTGGCTCTAAACGCCCTCGTGTATAAGGCGTACATGAAGAAGTACGGCGCCAAGCAGGAAGACATAGCGCTCTTCGCGGTCCACGACCACAAGTACGCTGTTAACAACCCCTTGGCGCAGTACCCGAGAGCAGTCACGCTCGAAGAGGTTCTCAGCTCGCCCATGGTAGCAGACCCGCTGAGGCTTCTGGAGAGCGCTCCGCTAGGCGACGGCGCGGCGGCTGCACTGTTGTGTTCAGAGAAGAAACTAAAAGAAGTTGAGAAGGACGTGGTGATAGAGGTTGTTGGGAGCGCGCTCGCAACGGACGTGCTGAGCCTACACGACAGGGCTGATCTGACAACGCTTTCCGCTACGGTGAAGGCCTCGAGGAAGGCTTACGCGATGGCTGGTATCGAGCCGAAAGACGTGGACGTGCTCGAAGTCCACGACGCTTTCACAGTACTCGGCGTGATACACCTCGAAGACCTCGGCTTCGCGGAGAAAGGGGCAGGCTGGAAGCTCCTCAAGGAGGGCCAGCTGGAGAAGGACGGGGATCTGCCGACGAACACTATGGGGGGTCTGAAGGCTCGCGGACACCCGGTTGGCGCCACGGGTATCTACCAGATATACGACATAGCGGTACAGCTGAGGGGGGAAGCCGGCAAGAACCAGGTTGACGGGGCGGAGGTGGGCCTCGCGCAGAACGTGGGTGGTGTCGGGGGAACAGTCTCCGTTAATATCCTGAAGAGGGTGAGGTAA
- a CDS encoding Zn-ribbon domain-containing OB-fold protein: MAYMRSVPRAWRERKIKYQLIGGKCKDCGKSFYPYRQVCPACGSENVEEVKLPERGVVEVFTVVRSPPSDFAWQAPYVVALVRLEDGTLVPAQITDVDPDEVHEGMEVEAVFRKYREQGQQGIIEYGIKFRPRTW; this comes from the coding sequence ATGGCGTACATGAGGAGTGTTCCAAGGGCTTGGAGGGAGAGAAAGATCAAGTACCAGCTGATAGGGGGTAAGTGCAAGGATTGCGGCAAGAGCTTCTACCCCTACAGGCAGGTGTGCCCGGCTTGCGGGTCGGAGAACGTGGAGGAGGTAAAGCTTCCAGAGAGGGGTGTAGTGGAGGTTTTCACCGTGGTAAGGAGCCCTCCCTCGGACTTCGCCTGGCAGGCACCATACGTGGTAGCGCTCGTCCGGCTGGAGGACGGCACGCTCGTACCAGCGCAGATAACCGACGTGGATCCGGACGAGGTTCACGAGGGAATGGAGGTAGAGGCGGTTTTCAGGAAGTACAGGGAGCAGGGGCAACAGGGGATAATAGAGTACGGCATCAAGTTCAGGCCGAGGACGTGGTAA
- a CDS encoding RsmB/NOP family class I SAM-dependent RNA methyltransferase encodes MSSSEAFLEDLTPKTFRAASLVVERVQRWKASLDYSFQSVRKEFNLSKPEARTVYALARLTLLNVGVAILALKKLGRSGIPLRRKSAFYVAVALVLKYPGFEKRVESLRGGLVSNVLLSSITPRFLERLIEEARELGCRDRIAYLYSVPPLVSEVLVENLGCARAEEVARSFERRFVWLRAVGEKGREKLEEFLVGLGIRFRRDPEIDGLYELLLPSYEPLPEVSPELAVYQDKASVAVVMELVKLGETCVSTCIDAAAAPFMKTSLYCDARRCCDEILAVDISFNRIRDSRGVLLGCRKIVHIVNSDSRFLATRTLFDEGLVDAPCTNSGAIGKDPGLRLSLWELDREEVALYSTRQREILRNVLRHMKHGGRVAYSTCSVLPEEGEEVVKDVAADGESSLLRPPLFFDEAYPRYGLRGVATRTFPDKHRSEAFFIALLEKK; translated from the coding sequence TTGAGTAGCTCCGAAGCCTTTCTAGAGGATCTCACGCCTAAAACGTTCAGAGCGGCCTCCCTGGTTGTAGAGAGGGTTCAGCGCTGGAAGGCTTCCCTCGACTACTCGTTCCAGTCTGTGAGAAAAGAGTTCAACCTGAGCAAGCCGGAGGCTAGGACTGTGTACGCGTTGGCAAGGCTTACTCTCCTCAACGTCGGCGTAGCGATACTGGCTTTGAAGAAGCTCGGGAGATCCGGAATCCCTCTGAGGAGAAAAAGCGCTTTCTACGTAGCTGTAGCGCTCGTACTCAAGTACCCGGGCTTCGAGAAGAGGGTAGAGTCTCTGCGCGGCGGGCTAGTGAGCAACGTGCTACTGTCGAGCATCACTCCGCGTTTTCTCGAAAGGCTGATCGAGGAAGCCAGGGAGCTCGGATGTCGCGACAGGATCGCGTACCTCTACTCGGTACCTCCCCTCGTCTCAGAGGTCCTCGTCGAGAACCTGGGGTGCGCGAGGGCAGAAGAAGTCGCCAGGTCCTTCGAGAGGAGGTTTGTGTGGCTGAGGGCTGTCGGCGAGAAGGGGCGGGAGAAACTCGAGGAATTCCTAGTAGGCCTCGGCATCAGGTTTAGGCGAGACCCCGAGATCGACGGCCTCTACGAGCTACTCCTCCCAAGCTACGAGCCCCTACCCGAGGTGAGCCCGGAGCTCGCGGTGTACCAGGATAAGGCGAGCGTAGCGGTGGTTATGGAGCTGGTAAAGCTGGGAGAGACATGCGTCTCTACGTGCATCGACGCGGCGGCGGCTCCCTTCATGAAGACATCCCTGTACTGCGATGCTAGGCGTTGCTGCGACGAGATACTAGCGGTCGACATTTCTTTCAACCGTATAAGGGACTCTAGAGGCGTGCTACTGGGTTGCCGCAAGATTGTCCACATCGTTAACTCGGACTCGAGGTTTCTAGCAACTCGTACGCTCTTCGATGAGGGATTGGTGGATGCTCCGTGCACGAACAGCGGAGCAATAGGGAAGGACCCGGGGCTGAGGCTATCCCTCTGGGAGCTCGACAGGGAAGAGGTAGCCCTGTACTCCACCAGGCAGAGGGAAATACTGAGGAACGTTCTTAGGCACATGAAACATGGAGGTAGAGTAGCATACTCCACGTGCTCAGTCCTCCCGGAGGAGGGAGAGGAGGTTGTAAAGGACGTCGCCGCGGACGGGGAGTCCTCCCTGCTGAGACCTCCCTTATTCTTCGACGAGGCTTACCCTAGGTACGGCTTGAGGGGGGTTGCGACGAGGACTTTCCCAGATAAGCATAGGTCCGAGGCCTTCTTCATAGCGCTTCTCGAAAAGAAGTAG
- a CDS encoding DUF7347 domain-containing protein — protein MRGDVSTDALEYEKVYEILGNPLKRSILRILGERGEASFTELKSSLKTSTGNLYYNLDGMEGFVTKNEKRRYTLTEKGIRLYRFMLEEDARLRNIVAEKRGFAALVEKYFLPVIVPESLAAAFYHERSLSLVILGASLLLGALPSALGAQVVFMMDQLALPYRLIPLGFFFFVLGALVLLLVVELVQRVLGGHGGYSVDYLGAFFASLLPVYAFNVLQAALPWDPFTLSLLYRLVQVPTLGLLTATLAVYKRLPRDRAFIASFVAYYSSYMASMMLQRIL, from the coding sequence ATGCGAGGCGATGTTTCCACCGACGCTTTGGAGTACGAGAAGGTATACGAGATACTCGGTAACCCCTTGAAGCGATCAATCCTTAGAATTCTCGGAGAGAGGGGGGAGGCTTCTTTTACGGAGTTAAAATCTTCCCTTAAAACGAGCACCGGAAACCTCTACTACAACCTGGACGGGATGGAGGGTTTCGTGACCAAGAACGAGAAGAGAAGGTACACGTTAACGGAGAAGGGCATACGCCTCTACAGGTTCATGCTGGAGGAAGACGCTCGGCTCCGCAACATAGTCGCGGAAAAGAGGGGCTTCGCGGCGCTAGTCGAGAAGTATTTCTTGCCCGTCATCGTCCCGGAAAGCCTAGCCGCCGCCTTCTACCACGAGCGCTCGCTGAGCCTTGTGATTCTTGGAGCCTCCCTACTTCTCGGCGCGTTGCCATCCGCGCTGGGCGCGCAGGTAGTGTTCATGATGGACCAGCTCGCGTTGCCGTATCGGTTGATACCTCTCGGCTTTTTCTTCTTTGTCCTCGGAGCGCTGGTGCTCCTATTAGTGGTAGAGCTTGTCCAACGGGTGCTCGGAGGCCACGGTGGCTACAGCGTTGACTACCTCGGAGCTTTTTTCGCGTCCCTTCTCCCAGTCTACGCCTTCAACGTTCTTCAAGCTGCGCTACCCTGGGATCCCTTCACGCTCAGCTTGCTGTACAGGCTGGTCCAGGTGCCCACGCTGGGTCTTCTCACAGCAACCCTTGCCGTTTACAAGAGGTTACCCAGAGACCGGGCGTTCATAGCTTCCTTCGTAGCATACTACTCTAGCTACATGGCTTCAATGATGCTTCAACGAATACTCTAG
- a CDS encoding phosphoglycerate kinase — MIEGLGIKTLDDVDVRGKTVGVRVDFNSPVDPQTKRLLDDTRIRAHAETTIRELVEKKAKVVVLSHQGRKGDPDFTSLREHAEVLSRLVPARVKFVDDIFGEKAVKEIKALSPGEVLVLENVRMWDGEAKNASPEEHAKTPLVQALAPLLEVYVVDAFSAAHRPHASLVGFAPVVKHFVAGRVMERELQALYRVRNNPERPCVYVIGGAKAEDTAEIISSVLGNNIADKVLTGGLAANLLLHSSGKKIGDVNVSVLKEKGFLDLEPELKKLLDKYGDRIVLPVDLAVEESGKRVEVGVDSVPNLPIKDIGSRTAEEYARIISEARTVVMNGPMGVFEDEKFSLGTKKVFEAMASSKAFTLIGGGHTIAAASKLGFADKLSHVSTGGGALIEYLIKGTLPVIEVLKKYSK; from the coding sequence ATGATCGAAGGACTGGGTATAAAGACCCTCGACGACGTGGACGTTCGCGGGAAGACTGTCGGCGTTCGCGTCGACTTTAACTCCCCGGTAGACCCCCAGACGAAGAGGCTTCTGGACGACACGCGTATACGCGCCCATGCCGAGACGACCATAAGGGAGCTCGTAGAGAAGAAAGCGAAGGTCGTGGTTCTGTCGCACCAGGGCCGTAAGGGAGACCCGGACTTCACCAGCCTACGCGAGCACGCGGAGGTTCTCTCGAGGCTTGTCCCGGCGCGCGTAAAGTTCGTAGACGACATCTTCGGCGAAAAGGCCGTAAAGGAGATCAAAGCTCTATCGCCGGGAGAGGTTCTGGTACTTGAGAACGTGAGGATGTGGGACGGAGAAGCGAAGAACGCGTCCCCGGAGGAGCACGCGAAGACCCCCCTCGTACAAGCGCTGGCACCGCTCCTGGAGGTCTACGTGGTGGACGCTTTCTCCGCTGCGCATAGGCCGCATGCATCCCTGGTCGGCTTTGCACCCGTAGTGAAGCACTTCGTGGCGGGACGGGTGATGGAGCGGGAGCTCCAAGCTCTCTACAGGGTGAGGAACAACCCGGAGCGCCCATGCGTCTACGTGATCGGTGGCGCTAAGGCGGAGGACACCGCCGAGATCATTTCGAGCGTCCTTGGAAACAACATCGCCGACAAGGTGCTCACAGGAGGGTTAGCCGCGAACCTCCTCCTACACTCCTCCGGGAAGAAGATCGGAGACGTTAACGTCTCCGTGCTGAAGGAGAAGGGATTCCTGGACCTCGAGCCGGAGCTAAAGAAGCTCCTCGACAAGTACGGGGACAGGATAGTTCTCCCGGTCGACTTAGCGGTCGAGGAGAGCGGGAAGAGGGTGGAGGTCGGAGTAGACTCCGTACCGAACCTCCCGATAAAGGACATAGGCTCTAGGACGGCGGAGGAGTATGCCAGGATAATCTCGGAAGCTAGAACAGTCGTAATGAACGGCCCGATGGGGGTCTTCGAGGACGAAAAGTTCAGCCTGGGCACGAAGAAGGTCTTCGAGGCTATGGCGTCCTCCAAGGCGTTCACGCTTATAGGCGGAGGTCACACGATAGCGGCCGCTTCTAAGCTGGGCTTCGCGGACAAGCTATCCCACGTGAGCACGGGTGGCGGAGCGCTAATCGAGTACCTTATCAAGGGCACTCTCCCCGTGATAGAGGTTCTAAAGAAGTACTCGAAGTAG
- a CDS encoding proteasome assembly chaperone family protein: protein MSDQEWSFFLKEEPPKDSVFIVGLPDVGLVGPISTSHLVKQWELREIGYLDSASLPPVILFHEYSPLFPIRFYGGYKKNDYVVVLHSDIAIPPELVPSMASFLTESLFRKSARRVVLLGGIAVQNRLNIETPKTYAASIDAESLRYAQEKGIELLKEGFIGGAYAQFLKEGYKRKLSVIALLAECFLNYPDPGASASALQALAKILGHDVDVKQLLEQEEEIRVKLRELMKRTMESMRGAGKEYEYTVPALYV, encoded by the coding sequence ATGAGCGACCAGGAGTGGTCCTTTTTCCTAAAGGAGGAGCCCCCGAAAGACTCGGTGTTCATCGTCGGTCTACCGGACGTCGGGCTCGTTGGACCTATATCGACCTCTCACCTCGTCAAGCAGTGGGAGCTTAGGGAGATAGGGTACCTCGACTCTGCGAGCCTTCCACCCGTGATACTGTTCCACGAGTACAGCCCGCTGTTTCCCATAAGGTTCTACGGGGGGTACAAGAAGAACGACTACGTAGTCGTCCTGCACTCGGATATCGCTATACCGCCAGAGCTCGTACCGAGCATGGCCTCGTTTCTCACGGAGTCGCTCTTCAGGAAGTCAGCCAGGAGGGTGGTCCTACTCGGCGGGATAGCGGTGCAGAACAGGCTGAACATCGAGACCCCGAAGACGTACGCCGCTTCAATCGACGCGGAGAGCCTGAGGTACGCCCAGGAGAAGGGCATAGAGCTACTGAAGGAGGGCTTCATAGGCGGGGCTTACGCGCAGTTCCTGAAGGAGGGCTACAAGAGGAAACTCAGCGTGATAGCCTTGCTCGCCGAGTGCTTCCTCAACTACCCCGACCCGGGAGCCTCCGCCTCCGCCCTGCAGGCTCTCGCGAAAATCCTCGGGCACGACGTGGACGTTAAACAACTGTTGGAGCAGGAGGAGGAGATCAGAGTCAAGCTCCGCGAGCTCATGAAGAGGACCATGGAGAGCATGCGCGGTGCGGGTAAAGAGTACGAGTACACCGTTCCGGCTCTCTACGTTTGA
- a CDS encoding Hsp20/alpha crystallin family protein yields the protein MEEWIRREIEEMLREFKRVREEISRIEEEVFRPLAPEERVQVPLYEVRRSSDCLTIYADLAGVKRKEDVDVYVEGNVLRIEARLSKPLLFEGLVFFREGITKYKLEIPLPSNADVENIKASFRKGMLEVTVPLKVQRVRVKVE from the coding sequence ATGGAGGAGTGGATTAGGAGGGAGATTGAGGAGATGCTCAGAGAGTTTAAGAGAGTTAGAGAGGAGATTAGCAGGATCGAGGAAGAAGTGTTCAGGCCGCTAGCCCCGGAAGAAAGAGTGCAGGTACCGCTCTACGAGGTTAGAAGGTCGTCGGACTGCCTCACGATATACGCTGATCTGGCAGGCGTTAAGCGCAAGGAAGACGTAGATGTATACGTCGAGGGGAACGTCCTTAGGATCGAGGCAAGGCTCAGTAAGCCGCTCCTCTTCGAGGGCTTGGTGTTCTTCAGGGAGGGGATAACGAAGTACAAGCTGGAAATCCCGTTGCCCAGCAACGCGGACGTTGAAAATATAAAAGCATCCTTTAGGAAGGGTATGCTCGAGGTAACGGTTCCTCTCAAGGTGCAGAGAGTAAGAGTAAAGGTCGAGTAG
- a CDS encoding helix-turn-helix domain-containing protein produces MSHNSWASDPAIREIASKIAGEIIISDNPGLEMRKWREKFNVTQVELASIMNVSASVISDYESGRRKSPGARFIRKFVKSLIMKDLERGGIVLSGLRRILLGSDLLREAVLDMREFSIPISISRFCEAIDADLIVGQSYAATPLLGYTVVDSIKLVLDVPSYDYVKLYGATTQRAAIFTRVAYGRSPMVAVKSMQAGMGGLRPALVVLHGVKKVDELGLEIAKRENIPLAVTRVDTVENLIEKLRAIK; encoded by the coding sequence ATGTCGCACAACAGCTGGGCTTCCGACCCCGCGATAAGGGAAATCGCGTCAAAAATAGCTGGTGAAATTATTATTAGTGACAACCCGGGTCTCGAAATGCGTAAATGGCGGGAAAAGTTCAACGTCACGCAGGTCGAGCTCGCATCGATAATGAACGTCTCAGCGTCTGTGATCAGCGACTACGAGAGCGGGCGTAGGAAGAGCCCGGGCGCCCGCTTCATCAGGAAGTTTGTGAAGAGCTTGATCATGAAAGACTTGGAGCGGGGAGGCATAGTCCTCTCGGGGCTGAGGCGCATACTGCTGGGCTCCGACCTGCTGAGAGAAGCAGTACTGGACATGCGCGAGTTCAGCATCCCGATCTCGATCTCCAGGTTCTGCGAGGCGATAGACGCCGACCTAATCGTTGGACAATCGTACGCGGCTACGCCGCTTCTCGGCTACACGGTCGTGGACAGCATTAAGCTCGTGCTGGACGTCCCTAGTTACGATTACGTAAAGCTCTACGGGGCCACTACGCAGAGAGCAGCTATCTTCACGCGCGTCGCGTACGGTAGAAGCCCCATGGTCGCTGTGAAGTCCATGCAGGCCGGTATGGGAGGTTTGCGCCCAGCCCTCGTCGTTTTACACGGAGTAAAGAAGGTAGACGAGCTTGGGCTTGAGATAGCGAAACGGGAGAACATACCCTTAGCGGTAACGAGGGTCGATACCGTCGAAAACCTTATCGAGAAGCTCCGGGCCATCAAGTAG
- a CDS encoding type II secretion system F family protein — MVRSERLLRLYIQSTLGAFEKYYVKAGFETPFSLYVSYLSRALVAVGAAVFAASLAVHLFLLRFAVPLAFAASVTLTVLAEVLVVFVALYYPVYRVYSRRITIEKDLPFTASYMAALSSSGMGLERLLERAVLYESNKEIKREIALILRDIKAYGLDTLTALSRAALRSPSRSLAMLWLGLRETYITSGNFKSYLSHFSGVLLSEKTQSLRRVTNTISMMAEVYTTLMVAAPLMFVTMLVIMDMLGGTVFGLSPGILVLVLTFVVVPFSALGVYVAIDGILSRV; from the coding sequence ATGGTTAGAAGCGAGCGGTTGCTCCGCCTCTACATCCAGTCGACGCTCGGGGCTTTCGAGAAGTACTACGTTAAGGCGGGCTTCGAGACCCCGTTCTCCCTCTACGTCTCCTACCTTTCCAGGGCTTTGGTGGCCGTGGGAGCCGCTGTCTTCGCGGCGAGCCTAGCTGTACACCTCTTCCTGCTCAGGTTCGCTGTACCCTTGGCGTTCGCCGCCTCGGTGACGCTCACAGTGCTCGCCGAAGTGCTCGTAGTATTCGTTGCGCTCTATTACCCTGTCTACAGGGTCTATTCCCGGAGGATCACGATAGAGAAAGACCTGCCGTTCACCGCGTCCTACATGGCGGCACTCTCCTCCTCGGGCATGGGGCTCGAGCGCCTGCTGGAGAGAGCGGTTCTTTACGAAAGCAACAAGGAGATAAAGAGGGAGATCGCGCTCATCCTCAGGGACATAAAGGCGTACGGGCTGGATACCCTAACAGCGCTGTCGAGAGCAGCTCTCAGGTCGCCCAGCAGGTCGCTGGCGATGCTCTGGCTGGGACTACGGGAAACCTACATTACGAGTGGGAACTTCAAAAGCTACCTTTCGCACTTCTCCGGCGTCCTCCTCTCCGAGAAAACGCAGAGCCTCAGGCGGGTAACGAACACTATCTCAATGATGGCAGAAGTGTACACAACGCTGATGGTTGCCGCGCCACTCATGTTCGTAACCATGCTGGTGATCATGGATATGCTCGGCGGAACCGTCTTCGGATTATCGCCGGGCATTCTGGTGCTTGTGCTAACGTTCGTAGTCGTACCGTTTTCCGCGCTGGGCGTCTACGTAGCTATCGACGGAATACTGTCCAGGGTTTAA
- a CDS encoding amidohydrolase, with protein MKIAFVNAFVPWSPGSDSVVYSPSSGIVFVGSESAALKTGADLVVDVEGRVVVPGLVDAHMHLYSTALSLGRLDLRGVSSLEEIREVLKAAVKEAPPGSWIVGRGWDQEKLKERRMPTRFDIDDVTGDNPVVLIRVCGHVALLNTLALRKMGLLDSERGFGALLEKEGGVPTGIVYEDLVDYVVSRIPPPPPELLKSWILRVLSEYVSLGVTELHSMSVSLEELEAVQRVLTTLPIGYRAYVDPGIAELAAREYKGLVHGVKIFADGSFGARTAALREKYSDAETRGVLRISSEGILSVARRALSLGLQTAVHAIGDLAVAEALKAAEQLPRGSLRIEHASLTPPDILEKIGAVKPEIAVQPHFILSDTWITERLGERAEWVYAFKSLQARTRVYGSSDAPVEPINPWLGVYAAVERGCPEGLPVCRYTYGEKMSFVEALRLYTSYDQRRPSIVVLNSTRLPTSKKEYEALRAYAVLVGGKTVYRAPGARVPDLLA; from the coding sequence GTGAAGATAGCGTTCGTTAACGCCTTCGTACCCTGGAGTCCCGGCTCGGACTCCGTGGTTTACTCGCCTTCTTCCGGCATAGTCTTCGTCGGGAGCGAGAGCGCGGCCCTGAAGACAGGGGCGGACCTCGTCGTGGACGTCGAGGGTAGAGTCGTGGTGCCGGGGCTCGTGGACGCGCACATGCACCTGTACTCCACCGCGTTGAGCCTCGGTAGGTTGGACCTCAGGGGCGTCAGCTCCTTGGAGGAAATCAGAGAGGTCTTGAAGGCAGCGGTAAAGGAGGCTCCTCCCGGTTCGTGGATAGTCGGTAGGGGGTGGGACCAGGAGAAGTTGAAGGAGAGGAGGATGCCTACCCGCTTTGACATTGACGACGTGACCGGGGACAACCCGGTCGTCCTTATACGCGTCTGTGGACACGTAGCCCTCCTCAACACTCTCGCCTTGAGGAAGATGGGCCTCCTCGACAGCGAGAGAGGCTTCGGCGCCCTGCTGGAGAAGGAGGGGGGCGTGCCCACGGGGATAGTCTACGAGGACCTCGTAGACTACGTGGTGTCGAGGATCCCGCCGCCCCCGCCTGAGCTCCTAAAGTCGTGGATACTGAGAGTACTCTCGGAGTACGTGTCCCTAGGTGTAACCGAGCTTCACTCGATGTCCGTCAGCCTGGAAGAGCTCGAAGCCGTCCAGAGGGTGCTGACAACGCTTCCCATCGGGTACCGGGCATACGTGGATCCGGGTATCGCGGAGCTCGCCGCTAGGGAGTACAAAGGACTCGTACACGGGGTGAAGATATTCGCTGACGGTAGCTTCGGGGCTAGAACCGCCGCTCTACGCGAGAAGTACTCCGACGCCGAGACGAGGGGGGTGCTCCGCATCTCGTCGGAGGGTATCCTCTCAGTGGCCAGGAGGGCGTTGTCCCTCGGGCTGCAGACAGCCGTGCATGCCATCGGAGACCTCGCTGTAGCGGAGGCGCTTAAAGCCGCTGAGCAACTCCCGCGGGGCTCCTTGAGGATAGAGCACGCTTCTTTGACTCCGCCAGACATCCTGGAAAAGATAGGGGCGGTGAAACCCGAGATAGCGGTGCAACCGCACTTCATCCTGAGCGATACGTGGATAACTGAGAGGCTCGGAGAGAGGGCGGAGTGGGTCTATGCGTTCAAGTCGCTCCAAGCCCGTACGCGCGTTTACGGCTCCTCGGATGCACCGGTCGAGCCGATTAACCCCTGGCTCGGCGTCTACGCCGCCGTGGAGAGAGGGTGCCCCGAGGGGCTACCCGTATGCCGCTACACTTACGGGGAGAAGATGAGCTTCGTGGAGGCTCTCAGGCTCTACACATCGTACGATCAACGGAGACCTTCGATCGTCGTGCTCAACTCTACGAGGCTCCCGACGTCGAAGAAGGAGTACGAAGCTCTGAGGGCGTACGCGGTGCTAGTAGGAGGGAAAACGGTGTACAGAGCACCAGGAGCCCGCGTACCCGACCTTCTCGCATAA